One Vicugna pacos chromosome 31, VicPac4, whole genome shotgun sequence genomic region harbors:
- the LOC140690581 gene encoding LOW QUALITY PROTEIN: uncharacterized protein (The sequence of the model RefSeq protein was modified relative to this genomic sequence to represent the inferred CDS: deleted 1 base in 1 codon) translates to MELIQVLHYLPLTGYWFTKPDIIFKLERREDPLLLENEFLTKSQAEKSLATQRKHLRQDLFTQLQGADRDEKISSHKSHCRGHQSTHTEIEAFETGNKNFSPNAALTVSQRLDTVGNFSRDTVRRQTLRAQTAFSAQQRTGVRAKPCGCKECGKSFSSKTHVIAHQRTHTGGRPYAYNECEKTFTYISYLREHQRSHTGKRPCECNQCGQSFCRKSDLTLHQRKHTSEKVCECNVCGKFLSKKSHLTQHQRIHTRQKPCVCNEREKSFYTECCLIRHKRRHTGEKPYQCIECGRAFNQNSVLKIHQRTHTGEKPFECNKCEKSFYRKSHLTLHQRTHTGERPYECKECGKSFYRKSHLTLHQRTHAEERPYECKECGKSFYRKSHLTLHQRTHTGERPYECKECGKSFYRKSHLTLHQRTHAGERPYECKECGKSFYRKSHLTLHQRTHTGERPYECKECGKSFYRKSHLTLHQRTHAEERPYECKECGKSFYRKSHLTLHQRTHTGERPYECKECGKSFYRKSHLTLHQRTHAEERPYECKECGKSFYRKSHLTLHQRTHAGERPYECNKCEKSFYRKSHLTLHQRTHAGERPYECKECGKSFYRKSHLTLHQRTHAEERPYECKECGKSFYRKSHLTLHQRTHAGERPYECKECGKSFYRKTHLTLHQRSHKERHPMSVINVERLFFRKIHLTLHQKIHMGEPEIVLNVRKVLARSQS, encoded by the exons AGAAAAGCCTGGCAACTCAAAGGAAACATTTGCGGCAAGACTTATTTACTCAACTGCAGGGTGCAGACAGAGATGAGAAAATTTCCAGCCACAAGTCACACTGCAGAGGGCATCAGAGCACTCACACAGAAATAGAGGCCTTTGAAACTGGAAATAAGAACTTCAGTCCTAACGCAGCCCTCACTGTATCTCAGAGACTCGACACAGTTGGGAACTTCAGTCGTGATACCGTAAGGAGGCAAACCTTGCGCGCTCAGACTGCCTTCAGTGCACAGCAGAGAACTGGGGTCAGGGCGAAACCCTGTGGGTGTAAAGAATGTGGGAAATCCTTCTCTAGCAAGACACACGTCATCGCACATCAGAGAACTCATACTGGAGGTAGACCTTATGCATATAATGAATGTGAGAAAACTTTTACTTACATATCATACCTCAGAGAACATCAGAGAAGTCACACAGGGAAGAGACCCTGTGAGTGTAACCAATGTGGACAGTCCTTCTGCAGAAAATCTGACCTCACCTTGCATCAGAGAAAACACACAAGTGAGAAAGTCTGTGAATGTAATGTGTGTGGAAAATTTCTCTCTAAAAAGTCACACCTCACTCAGCATCAGAGAATCCACACAAGGCAAAAACCCTGTGTGTGTAATGAACGTGAAAAGTCCTTCTATACAGAGTGTTGTCTTATTCGGCATAAGAGAAGGCACACAGGGGAGAAACCCTATCAGTGTATTGAATGTGGGAGAGCTTTTAACCAGAACTCAGTCCTCAAAATACATCAGAGAacccacactggggagaagcCGTTTGAGTGTAATAAATGTGAAAAATCCTTCTATAGAAAGTCGCACCTCACTCTgcatcagagaactcacacaggAGAGAGACCCTATGAGTGTAAAGAATGTGGGAAATCTTTCTATAGAAAGTCACACCTCACTCTGCATCAGAGAACTCACGCAGAAGAGAGACCCTATGAGTGTAAAGAATGTGGGAAATCCTTCTATAGAAAGTCACACCTCACCCTgcatcagagaactcacacaggAGAGAGACCCTATGAGTGTAAAGAATGTGGGAAATCTTTCTATAGAAAGTCACACCTCACTCTGCATCAGAGAACTCACGCAGGAGAGAGACCCTATGAGTGTAAAGAATGTGGGAAATCCTTCTATAGAAAGTCACACCTCACCCTgcatcagagaactcacacaggAGAGAGACCCTATGAGTGTAAAGAATGTGGGAAATCTTTCTATAGAAAGTCACACCTCACTCTGCATCAGAGAACTCACGCAGAAGAGAGACCCTATGAGTGTAAAGAATGTGGGAAGTCCTTCTATAGAAAGTCACACCTCACCCTgcatcagagaactcacacaggAGAGAGACCCTATGAGTGTAAAGAATGTGGGAAATCTTTCTATAGAAAGTCACACCTCACTCTGCATCAGAGAACTCACGCAGAAGAGAGACCCTATGAGTGTAAAGAATGTGGGAAATCCTTCTATAGAAAGTCACACCTCACCCTGCATCAGAGAACTCACGCAGGGGAGAGACCCTATGAGTGTAATAAATGTGAAAAATCCTTCTATAGAAAGTCACACCTCACTCTGCATCAGAGAACTCACGCAGGGGAGAGACCCTATGAGTGTAAAGAATGTGGGAAATCTTTCTATAGAAAGTCACACCTCACTCTGCATCAGAGAACTCACGCAGAAGAGAGACCCTATGAGTGTAAAGAATGTGGGAAATCCTTCTATAGAAAGTCACACCTCACTCTGCACCAGAGAACTCACGCAGGGGAGAGACCCTATGAGTGTAAAGAATGTGGGAAATCCTTCTATAGAAAGACTCATCTAACTCTGCATCAGAGAAGTCAC AAAGAAAGACATCCTATGAGTGTAATAAACGTGGAGAGGCTTTTTTTTAGAAAGATTCATCTGACTCTGCATCAGAAAATTCACATGGGAGAACCTGAAATTGTGTTGAATGTGAGAAAGGTTTTGGCAAGAAGCCAGTCCTAA